The Candidatus Dormiibacterota bacterium genome has a window encoding:
- a CDS encoding nucleotide sugar dehydrogenase: MRVSVFGLGYVGCVTAACLAKTGHEVIGVDVDPDKVSMLNEAMPPVVEAGLGGLLEEVVGERRLRATTDPKEAVEGSDVALICVGTPGRANGQPDVAAIERVGREIGLALAGREEPFTVVLRSTVLPGTTERVLLPSLFSGPLQGQRGPLRVAVNPEFMREGSSLRDFAQPPFTLFGCDDPATAFLFRSLYTGVDAPFIHTTLRVAETVKYVCNAFHALKVCFGNEIADACQALGVDAAEVMRIFLMDRKLNVSEAYLRPGFAFGGSCLPKDLRALVHAGRQADLPLPLLSSILPSNDEQIRRAVETVLRTRKKRVGIVGLSFKPGTDDLRESPMVALVETLVGKGCDVRILDRSVSIARLVGANRRFIREEIPHIASLMCGSAPALLAHADVLVIGRPGEEAAGVLADIGPGQTVIDLTRGAVKAPAHRREQVESR, from the coding sequence GTGCGCGTTAGTGTGTTCGGGCTCGGGTACGTCGGTTGCGTGACCGCCGCCTGCCTGGCGAAGACCGGGCACGAGGTGATCGGTGTCGATGTGGACCCGGACAAAGTGTCCATGCTGAACGAGGCGATGCCGCCCGTCGTCGAGGCAGGGCTGGGCGGGCTGCTCGAGGAGGTCGTCGGCGAGAGGCGGCTTCGAGCCACGACCGATCCGAAGGAGGCGGTGGAGGGCTCCGACGTGGCGTTGATCTGCGTCGGGACTCCGGGGCGCGCCAACGGGCAGCCGGACGTCGCGGCGATCGAGCGCGTGGGCCGCGAGATCGGCCTGGCGCTCGCGGGCCGCGAAGAGCCGTTCACCGTGGTGCTGCGCAGCACGGTTCTCCCCGGCACGACCGAGAGAGTCCTCCTTCCCTCGCTGTTCTCGGGGCCGCTGCAGGGACAGCGAGGGCCGCTGCGGGTCGCCGTGAATCCCGAGTTCATGCGCGAGGGGTCCTCCCTGCGCGACTTCGCGCAGCCCCCGTTCACGCTCTTCGGGTGCGACGATCCCGCGACCGCCTTCCTGTTCCGATCGCTCTATACCGGCGTCGACGCCCCGTTCATTCACACGACTCTGCGGGTCGCCGAGACCGTCAAGTACGTCTGCAACGCCTTCCACGCCCTCAAGGTCTGCTTCGGCAACGAGATCGCGGACGCGTGCCAGGCCCTGGGTGTCGATGCCGCGGAGGTCATGCGGATCTTCCTCATGGACCGGAAGCTCAATGTCTCCGAGGCCTACCTTCGCCCAGGCTTCGCGTTCGGAGGATCGTGCCTGCCGAAGGACCTGCGCGCCCTCGTCCACGCCGGCCGCCAGGCGGACCTGCCGCTGCCGCTCCTTTCGTCCATTCTGCCTTCGAACGACGAGCAGATCCGCCGGGCCGTCGAGACGGTCCTGCGGACCCGCAAGAAGCGCGTCGGGATCGTCGGCCTGTCGTTCAAGCCGGGGACGGACGATCTCCGGGAGAGTCCCATGGTCGCGCTCGTGGAGACGCTCGTCGGCAAGGGGTGCGACGTCCGCATCCTCGACCGGAGCGTCTCGATCGCCCGGCTGGTGGGCGCGAACCGCCGCTTCATCCGTGAGGAGATCCCGCACATCGCGTCGTTGATGTGCGGCAGCGCGCCGGCGCTCCTGGCCCACGCGGACGTCCTCGTCATCGGCCGCCCCGGCGAGGAGGCGGCCGGCGTGCTGGCGGACATCGGACCCGGGCAGACGGTGATCGATCTGACGCGCGGCGCTGTGAAGGCGCCGGCGCACCGGCGCGAACAGGTGGAATCCCGGTGA
- a CDS encoding glycosyltransferase: MRILWVKVGGLWPLETGGRLRSFHLVSELSRRHSVVLLTTHAAADDAGALARRLPRAEVVSFPFDIPKRSTAAFARTLLRSWLSPLPVDLLKFQVPALAREVRRRALSGGADLCVADFLSATVNVPLDGPLPVLFFAHNVEHLIWRRLGSIERRPWIRLPLAIEWRKMRRAESRACARADLTVAVSEADAALLAAGSVGAPVSAVPTGVDATYFTPGGEESPRPSIVFTGSMDWYPNEDAILHFLGEILPVVRTYVPDVSFSVVGRNPTARLRAAAAAAGARVTGTVPDVRPYLSEGMVYVVPLRIGGGTRLKIFEALAAGKAVVSTTVGAEGLPLVPGVHFLQVDDPKEFARAIVSLLRDPRRRAALGAAGRRLVEDRFGWPRVAEDFEVLCAEAVGRARAGRTTGGSAGRIPILRRGRRWLPRGILTLARAHRTLDARQIRIYWSLRFRRALGLRTAPGEPPRAVHSVVYICRGNIIRSPMAEALLKRCLDDRGGRAVEVSSAGLYARKGQPADPRARIAARHFGIDLESHQARPVSRALLERAALIVPMDSLIEAELRARHPDFTDRIRLFHSEGGGRVPRPIDIPDPYDGDVTEIRRRYDLIEACVRRQAEELLARRPDEREVEIRRAR; encoded by the coding sequence TTGAGGATCCTCTGGGTCAAGGTCGGGGGGCTGTGGCCGCTCGAGACCGGCGGCCGGCTGCGGAGCTTCCACCTGGTCTCGGAGCTGTCGCGCCGCCACTCCGTCGTCCTCCTCACGACGCACGCCGCGGCCGACGATGCCGGCGCCCTGGCCCGCCGCCTGCCGCGCGCTGAAGTCGTCTCCTTCCCGTTCGACATCCCGAAGCGGTCCACCGCCGCCTTCGCGCGGACGCTCCTGCGTTCGTGGCTCTCGCCGCTGCCGGTCGATCTCCTGAAGTTCCAGGTCCCGGCCCTGGCGCGTGAAGTGCGCCGGCGAGCGCTCTCGGGGGGGGCCGATCTCTGCGTCGCGGATTTCCTCAGCGCCACGGTGAACGTCCCCCTGGACGGGCCGCTGCCCGTGCTGTTCTTCGCCCACAACGTGGAGCACCTGATCTGGAGACGGCTGGGCTCGATCGAACGACGGCCGTGGATTCGCCTGCCGCTGGCGATCGAGTGGCGGAAGATGCGCCGGGCCGAGTCGCGGGCATGCGCCCGCGCGGACCTGACCGTGGCGGTGTCCGAGGCGGACGCCGCGCTGCTCGCGGCCGGCTCCGTGGGCGCCCCGGTGAGCGCCGTCCCCACGGGGGTCGACGCCACCTACTTCACGCCGGGCGGCGAGGAATCGCCGCGTCCGTCGATCGTCTTCACCGGCTCGATGGACTGGTATCCGAACGAGGACGCGATCCTGCACTTCCTGGGCGAGATCCTTCCCGTTGTCCGGACCTACGTCCCGGACGTCTCGTTCTCGGTGGTCGGACGGAACCCGACGGCCCGGCTGCGCGCCGCCGCGGCCGCCGCCGGTGCGCGCGTCACCGGGACCGTCCCGGACGTGCGCCCCTATCTCTCGGAGGGGATGGTGTACGTCGTGCCGTTGCGAATCGGCGGCGGGACGCGTCTCAAGATATTCGAGGCGCTGGCGGCGGGGAAGGCCGTGGTCTCGACGACCGTGGGGGCGGAGGGGCTTCCGCTCGTCCCGGGCGTGCACTTCCTGCAGGTGGACGATCCCAAGGAGTTCGCGCGGGCCATCGTCTCGCTCCTGCGCGATCCCCGGCGCCGCGCCGCGCTCGGCGCGGCGGGACGGCGGCTGGTCGAGGACCGTTTCGGCTGGCCGCGGGTGGCGGAGGACTTCGAGGTGCTCTGCGCCGAGGCCGTCGGGCGGGCCCGCGCCGGGCGGACCACGGGCGGGAGCGCCGGCCGCATCCCGATCCTCCGGCGCGGCAGGCGATGGCTGCCGCGCGGGATCCTGACGCTGGCGAGGGCGCACCGGACCCTCGACGCGCGGCAGATCCGGATCTACTGGAGTCTCAGGTTCAGGCGCGCCCTCGGCCTGCGCACAGCACCGGGGGAGCCGCCCCGGGCGGTCCACAGCGTCGTGTACATCTGCCGCGGCAACATCATCCGCAGCCCGATGGCGGAGGCGCTCCTGAAGCGGTGCCTCGACGATCGGGGCGGACGTGCGGTCGAGGTGAGCTCGGCCGGTCTCTACGCCCGCAAGGGCCAGCCCGCCGACCCGCGTGCGCGCATCGCCGCCCGGCATTTCGGGATCGATCTCGAGAGCCATCAGGCGCGGCCGGTGTCGCGCGCGCTCCTGGAGCGCGCCGCACTCATCGTCCCGATGGACTCCCTCATCGAGGCGGAGCTGCGCGCGCGCCATCCGGACTTCACCGACAGGATCAGGCTGTTCCACTCGGAGGGAGGCGGCCGCGTCCCGCGGCCGATCGACATTCCCGATCCCTACGATGGAGACGTGACGGAGATCCGCCGCCGCTACGATCTCATCGAAGCCTGCGTCCGCCGCCAGGCGGAGGAGCTTCTGGCGCGGCGCCCGGACGAGAGAGAGGTGGAGATCCGTCGTGCGCGTTAG
- a CDS encoding HEAT repeat domain-containing protein has protein sequence MALDALARWPDSRDALDAALEASRSPHADFQRHAAGILGHFDDPAAAARIYELATSRGDSYVRATALESLGDSKGVDPSLRIRVALQILREPPTQENAPTQSAAVATLRDLDDPAVLAELAGLEFGPDDSRSRELGWLEMYLGRPREESPADSEPAAGSGRGRDTDVILVEDEPEKSLLAPPPGMLTLRCWEFPDVAGDPAKFSRLPAGTETEVKDHFERDNESWARIDENDCWVPLRFIDSPGRAPASQDAKKERIMVIRREFDLPVNDVESDVAQGLMDAGLLEVIEPGDEVIGVAITIDPADFDRVLLLARSCGLNETILDGEIYEIVADLAPLYRGHPVLDRFRRAPRVQGGETDEVIDLDIEELTDK, from the coding sequence ATGGCCCTCGACGCTCTGGCGCGCTGGCCCGATTCCCGCGACGCACTCGATGCCGCCCTCGAGGCGAGCCGTTCGCCCCACGCCGATTTCCAGCGGCACGCCGCCGGGATTCTGGGGCACTTCGACGATCCGGCGGCCGCGGCACGGATCTATGAGCTGGCCACCTCCCGCGGTGATTCCTACGTTCGCGCCACCGCCCTCGAATCCCTCGGCGATTCGAAAGGAGTCGATCCTTCGCTTCGCATCCGCGTCGCGCTGCAGATCCTGCGGGAGCCCCCGACCCAGGAGAACGCTCCGACGCAGTCGGCTGCCGTGGCCACCCTCCGTGACCTGGACGACCCCGCCGTCCTGGCCGAGCTGGCCGGTCTTGAATTCGGTCCCGATGACAGTCGCTCCCGTGAGCTCGGCTGGCTGGAGATGTACCTGGGCCGGCCCCGCGAGGAGTCACCGGCCGACTCGGAGCCGGCGGCCGGCAGCGGCCGCGGGCGGGACACCGACGTCATCCTCGTGGAGGATGAGCCGGAGAAGAGCCTCCTTGCTCCGCCGCCCGGCATGCTCACGCTGCGCTGCTGGGAATTCCCGGATGTCGCCGGTGATCCCGCGAAGTTCAGCCGGCTGCCCGCGGGAACGGAGACGGAGGTCAAGGACCACTTCGAGCGGGACAACGAATCGTGGGCCAGGATCGACGAGAACGACTGCTGGGTCCCCCTGCGCTTCATTGACTCTCCGGGACGAGCACCCGCATCTCAAGATGCAAAGAAGGAGAGGATCATGGTCATTCGACGCGAATTCGACCTGCCGGTGAACGACGTGGAGTCGGACGTGGCGCAGGGGCTGATGGACGCCGGGCTCCTGGAGGTGATCGAGCCGGGGGACGAGGTGATCGGTGTCGCCATCACGATCGACCCGGCCGACTTCGACAGGGTCCTGCTTCTGGCGCGGAGCTGCGGCCTGAACGAGACGATCCTGGACGGGGAGATCTACGAGATCGTCGCCGACCTGGCGCCCCTGTACAGGGGACATCCGGTGCTCGATCGGTTCCGCCGGGCGCCGCGGGTCCAGGGCGGGGAGACCGACGAAGTCATCGATCTCGATATCGAGGAACTGACCGACAAGTGA
- a CDS encoding VCBS repeat-containing protein, whose product MRTTFLLPVVVAAALLSLPGHAEPLFPNTLSVVGIRGTDVVAADFNADGRLDYAVTQENTLAIAVVLGSGRGTFSRQVQYEAYPLDSIAVGDLNEDGHPDIVSAGPSRLIVLPGRGDGSFEEDLDFFAGIPVMDVAVADLNGDGHLDVAGAAQGGTFCPTCPDVPGDVEIFLGRGDGTLGPRTIIKEGDHPDAVAVADLNGDGRADLIAGNSSSNDVSIFLGDGHGAFAPEIRIATGPSPAALAVRDLDGDARPDLAVADRGAGPDFAGDVTLLRGLGDGTFAPMGRIGVEGAVLDMTLGDFDADAIPDLALVVGGTDIALLNGHGDGTFGPERRFVATGGTIRIAAADFNGNGRDDVVMTGTPRQDVFGPDMGLLLDPEGATFGARSRFTAGRVRSAVSGDFDGDGRADLAVANGGVFTCQPICGNTPGDVSILLGAGDGTLAAGSAGSVGTDPSSLVRADLDNDGSTDLAMANEGSDDLSILFGRGDGTFAETRLPAGAVPVSLAAVDLNGDGAIDLAVADRGRPGAAPGGVSLLFGGGNGSFTAAAPLFAGAAPSAVAAGDFDGDGRPDLAVGESQDQEFWVFLGNGDGTFRPPVRSPGFPPSASVAVGDFNTDPKEDLAVFTPFDDIFIFYSRANGALSAPTILHWYDGTFVSPPPGGTAATAPVLAAPSPVGLSGIVADLNGDGRDDVASVLPDKGRLQVFLNRGGGSFLFRGPFLTGDTPTALASADFNGDGLGDLAAALASGSGSVLLNSGSTDADGDGVTDLGDSCPDLANTDQHDTDHDGLGDACDDCPTVADPLQADLDHDGLGDACDNCHILVNQDQDDFDGDGVGDVCDNCIGKTNPGQEDCDHDGIGDACDPFSFCNGFPGEEKVIDIFISTSSDLGKGSGTVTWGTSIETDLVGFNVILYDTQGNRIQLNTVRIPCEQCITGGTATYAFPVPKHKSGRNVFIEMLRRGFPTQVFGPAVKR is encoded by the coding sequence ATGAGGACGACCTTCCTCCTGCCCGTCGTGGTCGCGGCGGCGCTGCTCTCCCTTCCCGGCCACGCCGAGCCGCTCTTTCCGAACACGCTCTCCGTCGTGGGGATCCGCGGCACGGACGTCGTCGCCGCCGATTTCAACGCCGACGGCCGGCTGGACTATGCCGTCACCCAGGAGAACACCCTGGCGATCGCGGTGGTGCTGGGCAGCGGCCGCGGCACGTTCTCGCGGCAGGTCCAGTACGAGGCCTACCCCCTCGACTCGATCGCGGTAGGGGACCTGAACGAGGACGGCCATCCCGACATCGTGAGCGCCGGACCGTCCAGGCTGATCGTGCTCCCCGGCCGCGGAGACGGCTCCTTCGAGGAGGACCTGGATTTCTTCGCCGGCATTCCGGTGATGGATGTCGCCGTGGCGGACCTCAACGGCGACGGCCACCTCGACGTGGCCGGCGCCGCTCAGGGCGGAACCTTCTGTCCGACCTGTCCGGACGTTCCGGGGGATGTCGAGATCTTCCTGGGGCGCGGCGACGGAACGCTCGGCCCCCGGACCATCATCAAGGAGGGCGATCATCCCGACGCCGTCGCCGTTGCCGACCTGAACGGCGACGGCCGGGCCGATCTGATCGCCGGCAACTCGTCCTCGAACGACGTGTCGATCTTCCTCGGCGACGGCCACGGGGCCTTCGCACCGGAGATCCGGATTGCGACCGGCCCGTCGCCGGCAGCCCTCGCGGTGCGCGACCTGGACGGCGACGCCCGGCCCGACCTGGCGGTCGCCGATCGCGGCGCCGGACCGGACTTCGCCGGTGATGTCACGCTGCTTCGCGGCCTGGGGGACGGGACCTTTGCCCCGATGGGGCGGATCGGAGTGGAGGGGGCCGTCCTGGACATGACTCTCGGAGACTTCGACGCCGACGCCATCCCGGATCTGGCCCTCGTGGTCGGGGGCACGGACATCGCGCTGCTCAACGGGCACGGAGACGGCACGTTCGGGCCGGAGAGGAGGTTCGTCGCCACGGGCGGCACCATCCGGATCGCGGCGGCCGATTTCAACGGGAACGGGCGGGACGACGTCGTCATGACCGGCACCCCCCGGCAGGACGTGTTCGGACCGGACATGGGACTCCTCCTCGACCCCGAGGGTGCGACGTTCGGAGCGCGCTCCCGGTTCACCGCCGGTCGCGTCCGCTCCGCCGTCTCCGGGGATTTCGACGGTGACGGCCGCGCCGACCTGGCGGTGGCGAACGGCGGCGTGTTCACCTGCCAGCCGATCTGCGGCAACACTCCCGGAGACGTGTCGATCCTCCTGGGCGCGGGGGACGGGACGCTCGCCGCCGGTTCCGCGGGCTCCGTGGGGACCGATCCGTCGTCCCTGGTGCGGGCCGATCTCGACAACGATGGCAGCACCGACCTGGCGATGGCCAACGAAGGCTCGGACGACCTGTCGATCCTCTTCGGGAGAGGGGACGGCACGTTCGCGGAGACACGCCTGCCCGCCGGGGCCGTGCCGGTGTCCCTGGCCGCGGTCGATCTCAACGGCGACGGTGCAATCGATCTGGCCGTGGCCGACCGGGGCCGGCCCGGCGCGGCACCGGGAGGAGTCTCCCTCCTGTTCGGCGGCGGGAACGGCTCGTTCACGGCGGCGGCGCCGCTCTTCGCGGGCGCGGCGCCGTCCGCGGTCGCCGCTGGCGATTTCGACGGAGACGGGCGGCCGGATCTGGCGGTGGGGGAGAGCCAGGATCAGGAGTTCTGGGTCTTTCTCGGCAACGGCGACGGTACTTTCCGGCCGCCGGTCCGTTCGCCCGGTTTCCCGCCTTCGGCCAGCGTCGCCGTGGGGGACTTCAACACCGACCCGAAGGAGGATCTGGCGGTGTTCACGCCATTCGACGACATCTTCATCTTCTACAGCCGCGCGAACGGCGCCCTGTCTGCCCCGACGATCCTGCACTGGTACGACGGGACGTTCGTATCCCCTCCTCCCGGCGGAACGGCGGCGACGGCGCCGGTGCTCGCGGCGCCCTCGCCCGTGGGTCTTTCGGGAATCGTCGCCGACCTGAACGGGGACGGCCGGGACGACGTCGCGTCGGTGCTGCCCGACAAGGGCCGGCTTCAGGTGTTCCTGAACCGGGGCGGCGGCTCGTTCCTGTTCCGCGGCCCCTTCCTGACCGGGGACACTCCCACGGCGCTCGCCTCGGCCGACTTCAACGGGGATGGGCTCGGCGATCTCGCCGCGGCGCTCGCCTCGGGGAGCGGCTCCGTCCTGCTCAACAGCGGCTCGACGGACGCCGACGGGGACGGCGTCACCGATCTGGGCGACAGCTGCCCGGACCTGGCGAACACCGATCAGCACGATACCGACCACGACGGCCTGGGGGACGCCTGCGACGACTGCCCGACCGTGGCCGATCCGCTCCAGGCCGACCTCGACCACGACGGACTGGGGGATGCCTGCGACAACTGCCACATCCTTGTGAACCAGGATCAGGACGATTTCGACGGCGACGGGGTGGGGGACGTGTGCGACAACTGCATCGGCAAGACGAACCCGGGCCAGGAGGACTGCGACCACGACGGCATCGGCGACGCCTGCGACCCGTTCTCGTTCTGCAACGGCTTCCCCGGCGAGGAGAAGGTGATCGATATCTTCATCAGCACCTCGAGCGATCTCGGCAAGGGGTCCGGGACCGTCACCTGGGGCACGTCGATCGAGACCGACCTCGTCGGCTTCAACGTGATCCTCTACGACACGCAGGGGAACAGGATCCAGCTGAACACGGTGAGGATCCCGTGCGAGCAGTGCATCACGGGTGGGACCGCCACGTACGCCTTCCCCGTTCCGAAGCACAAGAGCGGGCGGAACGTGTTCATCGAAATGCTCCGGAGGGGCTTCCCGACCCAGGTCTTCGGTCCGGCGGTGAAGCGCTGA
- a CDS encoding mucoidy inhibitor MuiA family protein: MLVMRPVVLLLLLSAAAPFTGATLAAEFTPESRVVEVTVYRQAALVTRETRLTLPPGSHRIILSGLPSVADPDSVRVNGTGSAGIEIGGVEVQREFRQPSLTPEYRQVERELDDLNHQMSLVNDRRQSIAALREFLGGLKASGGQGSSKDVLTRGFAVESWQKAFDFFSSRLDALSLEERSLDTKQRDLGQRLEVARGKQSQMVSQGGIQRWTAAVMVSAPRGGDLALRASYLATGATWQPLYDARLDPATEEVKISWQAQVFQTTGEDWKEVAVTLATTQPSAGIDLPALASLNLTLPQRVVSTLTSFNSEYIDSLPILGRNHQDVLRLAPGVADVDTDGNPVIHGARDTDVATLADEAKTLPIQFALASADRHEAAVTFILPGPLDIPSDGQPHKHLIATREMQAKIEHRAVPQIVPGVFLVATVKLPGDVPILQGKVQHFVGSDLVGSSVTVGRAAGEEFALSFGTDDRLKAERKQIQKRVERHGKDDEVAYRFVTTLENHLGRDGVIEVKDRIPVSDDERIEIALDDETTTVGAASDPNEPGILTWKVPVPKGAKREIDLVYRVRAPRGVVVAGLE, encoded by the coding sequence ATGCTTGTGATGAGACCGGTCGTCCTGCTTCTGCTGCTGTCCGCCGCCGCGCCGTTCACCGGCGCCACGTTAGCCGCCGAGTTCACCCCCGAATCGCGCGTCGTCGAGGTGACCGTGTACCGCCAGGCCGCCCTGGTCACGCGCGAGACCCGCCTGACCCTGCCGCCGGGCAGCCACAGGATCATCCTGAGCGGCCTCCCCTCGGTCGCCGATCCCGACTCAGTGCGCGTCAACGGCACCGGTTCCGCGGGAATCGAGATCGGCGGAGTCGAGGTGCAGAGGGAGTTCCGCCAGCCGAGCCTGACGCCTGAGTACCGGCAGGTCGAGCGTGAGCTGGACGATCTCAACCACCAGATGTCCCTGGTCAACGACCGCCGGCAATCGATCGCCGCGCTGCGCGAGTTCCTGGGTGGTCTCAAGGCGTCGGGCGGTCAAGGATCGTCCAAGGACGTCCTGACAAGAGGCTTCGCCGTCGAATCGTGGCAGAAGGCGTTCGACTTCTTCTCATCACGGCTCGACGCGTTGTCGCTGGAGGAGCGTTCCCTGGATACGAAGCAGCGAGACCTGGGTCAGAGGCTCGAGGTGGCGCGGGGCAAGCAGTCACAGATGGTCTCCCAGGGGGGAATCCAGCGCTGGACCGCCGCCGTCATGGTCTCGGCACCCCGGGGAGGTGACCTGGCTTTGCGAGCCTCCTACCTCGCCACGGGCGCCACGTGGCAGCCGCTCTACGACGCACGCCTCGACCCGGCCACAGAAGAGGTGAAAATTTCCTGGCAGGCGCAGGTCTTCCAGACCACGGGTGAAGACTGGAAGGAAGTCGCCGTCACCCTGGCCACGACGCAACCGTCCGCCGGAATCGACCTGCCCGCGCTGGCGTCGCTCAACCTTACCCTGCCGCAGCGGGTCGTTTCGACCCTGACTTCATTCAACAGCGAGTACATCGACAGTTTGCCGATCCTTGGAAGGAACCATCAGGACGTCCTGAGGCTGGCGCCCGGCGTCGCCGATGTCGATACGGACGGCAATCCTGTCATCCACGGTGCGCGCGACACCGATGTGGCCACCCTGGCGGACGAGGCGAAAACCCTTCCAATCCAGTTCGCCCTCGCCAGCGCCGACCGCCACGAGGCGGCGGTCACATTCATCCTGCCCGGCCCGCTGGACATCCCGAGCGACGGGCAGCCGCACAAGCACCTGATCGCGACACGCGAGATGCAGGCGAAAATCGAGCACCGAGCCGTGCCGCAAATCGTCCCGGGAGTCTTCCTGGTCGCGACGGTCAAGCTGCCGGGAGACGTGCCGATCCTCCAGGGCAAGGTGCAGCACTTCGTGGGGAGCGACCTCGTCGGCAGCTCGGTCACGGTGGGGCGCGCGGCGGGCGAGGAGTTCGCCCTGTCGTTCGGTACCGACGATCGCCTGAAGGCTGAGAGGAAGCAGATCCAGAAGAGAGTGGAGCGGCATGGCAAGGACGATGAAGTCGCCTATCGTTTCGTCACCACCCTCGAGAACCATCTCGGCCGCGACGGCGTCATCGAGGTGAAGGACCGCATCCCCGTGTCGGACGACGAGCGGATCGAGATCGCCCTGGACGACGAGACGACGACCGTCGGCGCCGCGAGCGACCCGAACGAGCCTGGCATCCTGACCTGGAAGGTCCCGGTCCCGAAGGGTGCCAAAAGGGAGATTGACCTCGTCTACCGGGTGCGAGCGCCCCGCGGCGTGGTCGTCGCGGGCCTGGAGTAG
- a CDS encoding amino acid permease, which translates to MANRLLATKSYETLMKEMAGEHRLRRVLGPVALTSLGVGAIIGTGIFVLTGVAAHDKTGPALMLSFVMSGIACIFAALCYAEFASMVPVAGSAYTYAYATMGELFAWIIGWDLILEYAVASATVAHGWSHYFQALIDQLGIHLPYVLSNAPFDKDSSTGHYVTTGAWFDLPAIVIAGIITIILVIGIRESAGFNAFMVMVKLAIVLFVIVVGAFYVNPANWHPFAPYGLTGIAFFGKTIFGQTGTGGEPLGMLAGAAVIFFAYIGFDSVSTHAEEAKNPKRDVPIGIITSLVLCTILYIAVAAVITGMVPYNQINIDAPVSDAFRQAGVPWARFLISVGAVTGITSVLLVMMLSQPRVFLAMARDGLLPTSFFGAVHDRFRTPWKSTILTGIFVATVAAFVPLKILAELVNIGTLLAFVMVCAAVLIMRRTNPDAPRPFRAPFVPWTPILGIALCSLLMFSLPSENWLRLIGWLIIGFVIYFSYGRQHSVLAASLTAEIGHHGVSPAGSLATDPEDRVPRR; encoded by the coding sequence ATGGCCAACCGACTGCTCGCGACCAAGTCCTACGAAACGCTCATGAAGGAGATGGCCGGTGAGCACCGGCTGCGCCGCGTCCTCGGCCCGGTCGCGCTGACGAGCCTCGGCGTCGGCGCCATCATCGGCACCGGCATCTTCGTCCTGACCGGCGTGGCGGCCCACGACAAGACCGGGCCTGCCCTGATGCTGTCGTTCGTGATGTCGGGCATCGCCTGCATCTTCGCCGCCCTGTGCTATGCCGAGTTCGCATCGATGGTGCCGGTGGCCGGCTCCGCCTACACCTACGCCTACGCCACGATGGGGGAGCTGTTCGCCTGGATCATCGGGTGGGACCTGATTCTCGAGTACGCGGTCGCGTCCGCGACCGTGGCGCACGGCTGGTCGCATTACTTCCAGGCACTCATTGACCAGCTCGGCATCCATCTGCCGTACGTTTTGAGTAACGCCCCCTTCGACAAGGATTCCTCGACCGGCCACTATGTGACGACAGGGGCCTGGTTCGACCTGCCGGCCATCGTGATCGCCGGGATCATCACTATCATCCTGGTCATCGGCATCAGGGAGAGCGCCGGCTTCAATGCCTTCATGGTCATGGTCAAGCTCGCCATCGTCTTATTCGTCATCGTGGTCGGGGCGTTCTACGTCAACCCGGCGAACTGGCATCCGTTCGCTCCCTACGGTTTGACCGGGATCGCGTTCTTCGGCAAGACGATCTTCGGTCAGACGGGCACAGGGGGCGAGCCGCTTGGAATGCTGGCGGGGGCCGCGGTGATCTTCTTCGCCTACATCGGGTTTGATTCGGTCTCGACGCACGCCGAGGAGGCCAAGAACCCGAAGCGCGACGTGCCGATCGGCATCATTACGTCCCTGGTCCTGTGCACCATCCTGTACATCGCCGTGGCGGCCGTGATCACCGGCATGGTGCCGTACAACCAGATCAACATCGATGCCCCGGTGTCGGACGCCTTCCGGCAGGCGGGCGTTCCCTGGGCACGGTTTTTGATCTCCGTCGGGGCCGTCACTGGCATCACCTCGGTCCTCCTGGTCATGATGCTCAGCCAGCCGCGCGTGTTCCTGGCCATGGCGCGCGACGGATTGCTGCCGACGAGCTTCTTCGGCGCTGTCCATGACCGCTTCCGCACACCCTGGAAGTCGACCATCCTGACCGGCATATTCGTCGCCACCGTAGCGGCATTCGTGCCTCTCAAGATCCTGGCCGAGCTGGTGAACATCGGAACCCTCCTGGCGTTCGTCATGGTGTGCGCCGCGGTCCTGATCATGCGCCGCACCAATCCCGACGCTCCGAGACCGTTCCGCGCCCCGTTCGTGCCCTGGACGCCGATCCTCGGCATCGCCCTCTGTTCGCTCCTGATGTTCTCCCTGCCGTCGGAAAACTGGTTGCGCCTCATCGGCTGGCTCATCATCGGCTTCGTGATCTACTTCTCCTACGGCCGCCAGCACAGTGTCCTCGCCGCCTCCCTCACCGCCGAGATCGGCCACCACGGAGTCTCCCCCGCCGGCTCGCTAGCGACCGACCCCGAGGACCGCGTCCCCCGGCGCTGA